In one Nocardioides luteus genomic region, the following are encoded:
- the ftsZ gene encoding cell division protein FtsZ — translation MGAAQNYLAIIKVVGIGGGGVNAVNRMIEVGLKGVEFIAINTDAQALLMSDADVKLDIGRELTRGLGAGANPSVGESAAEDHADEIEEVIKGADMVFVTAGEGGGTGTGGAPVVARIARSLGALTIGVVTRPFAFEGRRRANSAEEGISKLREEVDTLIVIPNDRLLSISDRNVSVMDAFRQADQVLLQGVSGITDLITTPGLINLDFADVKSVMSNAGSALMGIGSARGDNRSVEAAEMAVSSPLLEASIDGAHGVLLSIAGGSDLGLFEINEAAALVADAVHQEANIIFGATIDDALGDEVRVTVIAAGFDGGMPKRREGASALGSVQGRSTSSQSANNGETAPVAAAVATRRAEEAEETPAEPAKPAKPAPVAPATPPPATPPAEPAPVAKKPAPSVQFSDDELDVPDFLK, via the coding sequence GTGGGAGCTGCACAGAACTATCTGGCGATCATCAAGGTCGTCGGCATCGGTGGCGGCGGCGTCAACGCTGTCAACCGGATGATCGAGGTCGGCCTCAAGGGGGTCGAGTTCATCGCCATCAACACCGACGCCCAGGCGCTGCTGATGAGCGACGCCGACGTCAAGCTCGACATCGGTCGTGAGCTGACCCGCGGTCTCGGTGCCGGCGCCAACCCGAGCGTGGGGGAGAGCGCCGCCGAGGACCACGCCGACGAGATCGAAGAGGTCATCAAGGGCGCCGACATGGTCTTCGTGACCGCCGGCGAGGGTGGCGGCACCGGCACGGGTGGTGCCCCGGTCGTGGCCCGCATCGCCCGCAGCCTCGGTGCGCTGACCATCGGTGTGGTGACCCGCCCGTTCGCCTTCGAGGGCCGCCGTCGCGCCAACTCCGCCGAGGAGGGGATCAGCAAGCTCCGCGAGGAGGTCGACACCCTCATCGTCATCCCCAACGACCGGCTGCTGTCGATCTCGGACCGCAACGTCTCGGTGATGGACGCGTTCCGCCAGGCGGACCAGGTGCTGCTGCAGGGTGTCTCCGGCATCACCGACCTGATCACCACCCCCGGCCTGATCAACCTCGACTTCGCCGACGTGAAGTCGGTCATGTCCAACGCCGGCTCGGCGCTGATGGGCATCGGGTCCGCGCGCGGTGACAACCGCAGCGTCGAGGCCGCCGAGATGGCCGTCTCCTCGCCGCTGCTGGAGGCGTCCATCGACGGTGCCCACGGTGTCCTGCTCTCGATCGCGGGCGGGTCCGACCTCGGTCTGTTCGAGATCAACGAGGCCGCCGCGCTGGTCGCCGACGCGGTCCACCAGGAGGCCAACATCATCTTCGGCGCGACCATCGACGACGCGCTCGGCGACGAGGTCCGGGTCACCGTGATCGCGGCCGGCTTCGACGGCGGCATGCCCAAGCGCCGCGAGGGCGCCTCGGCGCTCGGCAGCGTGCAGGGCCGCTCCACCAGCTCGCAGTCCGCCAACAACGGCGAGACCGCCCCCGTGGCCGCCGCGGTCGCGACCCGGCGCGCCGAGGAGGCCGAGGAGACCCCGGCCGAGCCGGCCAAGCCCGCCAAGCCCGCTCCGGTCGCGCCCGCGACGCCTCCGCCGGCGACGCCGCCGGCCGAGCCCGCTCCGGTCGCCAAGAAGCCCGCTCCGAGCGTCCAGTTCAGCGATGATGAGCTCGACGTTCCCGACTTCTTGAAGTAA
- a CDS encoding cell division protein FtsQ/DivIB yields MPEEGSGVDTEIAEALEIAQSASGEREIDLGSEEARAGSGSGADESTESTGSTEEPRPDLDPAADAERPAVDAATLKSRKAFARRQWRRRWLAWRYLIVGTLVIALLIGGIWAVYFSTWLQVKGTSVHGTMKMTSAKQVVEFAAAPVGEPLATADLEAVQVRVLNGLPMVRSVNVSREWPDKIRVDVTERTPVAVVSIGGRLRALDETGTVFWDYEKAPRGLPMVNTVTGTNSDALREAAAVASALPADLAKRVDHVEVTTVDSISLELRNDKRVVWGSSAQSDTKADVLVALMKAEPDVARYDVSVPGQPVTSKSVG; encoded by the coding sequence ATGCCGGAGGAGGGGTCGGGCGTCGACACCGAGATCGCCGAGGCCCTGGAGATCGCCCAGTCGGCGTCCGGGGAGCGGGAGATCGACCTCGGCTCGGAGGAGGCCAGGGCCGGCTCCGGGTCAGGCGCGGACGAGAGCACCGAGTCGACCGGGTCGACCGAGGAGCCGCGGCCGGATCTGGATCCGGCGGCTGACGCGGAGCGTCCGGCGGTCGACGCCGCGACGCTCAAGAGCCGCAAGGCCTTCGCCCGTCGCCAGTGGCGCCGGCGCTGGCTCGCCTGGCGCTACCTCATCGTCGGCACCCTGGTCATCGCCCTCCTGATCGGCGGGATCTGGGCGGTCTACTTCTCCACCTGGCTGCAGGTGAAGGGCACCTCGGTGCACGGCACGATGAAGATGACCAGCGCCAAGCAGGTCGTTGAGTTCGCCGCGGCACCGGTCGGTGAGCCGCTGGCCACCGCCGACCTGGAGGCCGTGCAGGTGCGGGTGCTCAACGGGCTGCCGATGGTGCGCTCGGTCAACGTCTCCCGCGAGTGGCCCGACAAGATCCGCGTCGACGTCACCGAACGTACGCCGGTGGCGGTCGTCTCCATCGGCGGCCGGCTGCGGGCCCTGGACGAGACCGGCACCGTCTTCTGGGACTACGAGAAGGCGCCGCGCGGCCTGCCGATGGTGAACACCGTGACCGGCACCAACTCCGATGCGCTGCGCGAGGCCGCCGCGGTGGCCTCGGCGCTCCCGGCCGACCTGGCCAAGCGGGTCGACCACGTCGAGGTGACCACCGTCGACTCGATCTCGCTGGAGCTGCGCAACGACAAGCGCGTGGTGTGGGGGAGCAGCGCCCAGTCCGACACCAAGGCCGACGTGCTGGTCGCCCTGATGAAGGCGGAGCCCGACGTGGCCCGCTACGACGTCTCCGTGCCCGGCCAGCCGGTCACCAGCAAGAGCGTCGGCTGA